One part of the Mariniblastus fucicola genome encodes these proteins:
- a CDS encoding DUF1501 domain-containing protein yields MNNLNRRTFINRSAVGIGSLAFASQLLADDKVEVSQKDSPFGPNIQPHFPAKAKRVIFLCMAGGPSHLETLDYKPKLAEMDGKPMPEAFTKGQPLAQLQNKPLNCYAPRFKFSKHGQSGQEICDQFPHMAKLADDIAIVRSMTTKQINHDPAHTFMNCGTQISGRPCMGSWIQYGLGSESKDLPGFVVLASEGGGQSQPIASRQWHSGFLPSRYQGVYFQSKGDPVMHVGNPPGVTRADQRHVIDTVNGLNQLRNQLVDNPEIETGISQYELAFRMQASVPDLADVSDESQETLDMYGAKPGDGSFASNCLLARRLAQRGVRFIQLYHRGWDHHGGIEGGIKKVSKLVDRGSWALIEDLKRLGMLEDTLVIWGGEFGRTPMSQGGSGRDHHIKGFSLWMAGGGVKPGISYGATDELGYNAVENEVTVHDFHATMLHLLGIDHERFTYKFQGLDMRLTGVEEANVVKEILA; encoded by the coding sequence ATGAATAATCTAAACCGCCGAACGTTCATCAACCGCAGCGCTGTCGGCATCGGCTCACTGGCTTTCGCGAGTCAACTGCTGGCCGACGACAAAGTTGAAGTCTCACAGAAGGACAGCCCCTTCGGACCCAACATCCAGCCGCACTTTCCGGCCAAAGCCAAACGAGTCATCTTTCTTTGTATGGCCGGCGGACCTTCGCACCTGGAAACGCTGGACTATAAACCGAAGCTGGCCGAGATGGACGGCAAACCGATGCCCGAAGCCTTCACCAAAGGCCAACCGCTGGCTCAGTTGCAAAACAAACCACTGAACTGCTACGCGCCGCGATTCAAGTTCAGTAAACACGGACAAAGCGGTCAGGAAATTTGCGATCAGTTTCCGCACATGGCCAAACTTGCCGACGACATTGCGATCGTTCGATCCATGACAACGAAACAGATCAACCATGATCCGGCCCACACTTTCATGAACTGCGGAACACAAATTTCCGGTCGGCCGTGCATGGGTTCGTGGATTCAATACGGCTTGGGAAGCGAATCCAAAGACCTGCCGGGCTTTGTGGTTTTGGCTTCCGAAGGCGGCGGACAGTCGCAGCCTATCGCATCGCGGCAGTGGCACAGCGGGTTTTTGCCAAGCCGTTACCAAGGAGTCTATTTTCAGTCCAAAGGCGACCCCGTGATGCATGTCGGCAATCCGCCAGGAGTGACTCGTGCGGACCAACGCCACGTCATCGACACGGTCAACGGGCTCAATCAGCTTCGCAATCAACTGGTCGACAACCCGGAAATCGAAACGGGCATTTCGCAGTACGAGTTGGCCTTCAGAATGCAGGCCAGCGTTCCGGATCTGGCGGACGTCAGCGATGAGTCCCAGGAAACGCTGGACATGTACGGCGCCAAACCGGGCGACGGATCTTTCGCGAGTAACTGTCTGTTGGCCAGAAGGCTGGCTCAGCGCGGCGTGCGTTTCATTCAGCTCTATCACCGCGGCTGGGACCATCACGGCGGGATTGAAGGCGGCATCAAGAAAGTTTCCAAGCTGGTTGATCGCGGATCGTGGGCTTTGATCGAAGATTTAAAGCGGCTGGGGATGCTGGAAGACACGCTTGTGATTTGGGGTGGCGAGTTTGGTCGCACGCCGATGTCCCAGGGAGGCAGCGGGCGCGATCATCACATCAAAGGGTTTTCGCTTTGGATGGCCGGCGGCGGAGTGAAGCCCGGCATCAGCTACGGTGCGACAGATGAGTTAGGTTACAACGCGGTTGAAAACGAAGTTACGGTTCACGATTTCCATGCGACGATGCTGCATCTGCTGGGCATCGATCACGAGCGGTTTACCTACAAGTTCCAGGGCCTGGACATGCGTTTGACGGGTGTGGAAGAAGCGAACGTGGTGAAGGAAATTTTGGCGTAG
- the pyrE gene encoding orotate phosphoribosyltransferase, whose product MYDRDRLIQLVKDHALKFGDFTLASGKQAKFYLDCRKLTLDGESANVIAAGMLDVIGDDLPDAVGGMAIGADPITAAVITVAWQQQKNIKGFIVRKQAKEHGMQQMVEGPVEPGQRVVMVEDVITTGGSSLRAIEHARNFGLKVDRLITIVNRGPESEKIFADVDVKFSALLNLEDLGIES is encoded by the coding sequence TTGTACGACCGCGATCGACTCATTCAGCTTGTCAAAGATCATGCCCTCAAGTTCGGCGACTTCACGCTCGCGTCGGGTAAGCAAGCCAAATTCTATCTGGACTGCCGCAAGTTGACGCTCGACGGCGAGTCCGCCAACGTGATCGCAGCGGGCATGCTGGACGTGATTGGCGACGATTTGCCGGACGCGGTCGGTGGCATGGCGATTGGTGCCGATCCGATTACCGCGGCGGTGATCACGGTAGCCTGGCAGCAACAGAAAAACATCAAGGGCTTCATCGTTCGCAAGCAGGCCAAAGAGCACGGCATGCAGCAGATGGTGGAAGGACCGGTTGAGCCGGGACAGCGAGTGGTGATGGTCGAGGACGTGATCACGACCGGAGGCAGTTCGCTTCGCGCGATCGAACACGCTCGGAACTTTGGTCTCAAAGTCGACCGCTTGATTACGATCGTCAACCGCGGTCCCGAGTCGGAGAAGATTTTCGCGGATGTTGACGTGAAGTTTTCAGCGTTGCTGAATCTGGAAGATCTCGGCATCGAATCCTAG
- a CDS encoding PSD1 and planctomycete cytochrome C domain-containing protein: MKLSLSPILIFCLLVAVENLPAQEVNFTRDIRPILSDKCFHCHGNDEETREAGLRLDQRDAAIEMDAITPGSLDESAAWQRIVADEEDIVMPPPHSHKTLSDQEKEKLRQWIEQGAVYEQHWSYRPIAKPEIELTAKDDSPIDVLIRKRLEQQKLAASEQADRVTLIRRLSLDLTGLPPTGAEIQTFLADDSPNAYENLVDRLLNEDAFGERMAVFWLDLVRYADTIGYHSDNSMEVSAYRDYVINAFNANKPFDEFTIEQLAGDLLPDATTQQKIASGYNRLLQTTQEGGAQPKEYIAIYAADRVRNVSGVWMGQTMGCAQCHDHKYDPITAKDFYAMSAFFSDIRETPVGKRVKNLYLYTDQEKAQLQQLEKDLAAAKGEEAAFRDGSDARKKLQMEWEKALVEDTEEVESQNAEGSDAKVNETDSSLQDIVKIAADKRSAEQQKQLDDAFLDASSEFASIKKRAADLQAAIKKVRDNARSMLVSDALPKPRMTKIKNRGDWMDESGEVVLPAVPEFLPSSFEGVDRRLTRLDLAKWMVDPANPLTSRTFVNRLWKIFYGRGLSNNLDDLGGQGEPPTHPELLDWLAAEFQSDWDVKRMAKLMVMSQTYRQSSVADSSVKEADPANLWYARQSRWRIDAEFVRDTALQLGGLLNESQIGGRSVKPYQPQGYWQHLNFPKRKWTQGDGSELYRKSLYTFWCRSFLHPTMLAFDAPTREECVASRARSNIPQQALVLLNDPIFVEAARGLAIRMMKFEGDTKQKIEFAWQESVGRKPLDGEIDLLVKLYENQQERFADAKADATALLAVGESSVPDGIDVRELAAWTQVARAMLNAYETISRH; encoded by the coding sequence ATGAAGCTTTCTCTCTCGCCCATCCTGATCTTCTGCCTTTTGGTTGCCGTCGAAAATCTGCCCGCGCAGGAAGTCAACTTCACTCGCGACATTCGGCCGATCCTTTCTGACAAGTGCTTTCACTGTCACGGCAACGACGAAGAGACTCGTGAAGCCGGTTTGCGGCTGGACCAGCGCGACGCGGCAATCGAGATGGATGCCATTACGCCTGGATCGCTTGACGAATCGGCAGCCTGGCAACGGATCGTCGCCGACGAAGAAGACATCGTCATGCCGCCGCCGCATTCTCATAAAACACTCAGTGATCAGGAGAAAGAAAAGCTTCGCCAGTGGATCGAACAGGGTGCCGTTTACGAACAGCATTGGTCCTATCGCCCGATCGCCAAACCGGAAATTGAGCTGACCGCAAAAGATGACTCGCCGATCGACGTGCTGATTCGCAAACGGCTCGAACAACAGAAACTGGCCGCTTCTGAGCAAGCCGATCGCGTGACACTGATCCGTCGACTTTCGCTGGACTTAACCGGATTGCCACCAACCGGCGCAGAGATCCAAACGTTCCTTGCCGACGATTCGCCGAACGCCTACGAGAACCTTGTCGATAGATTGCTCAACGAGGACGCTTTCGGAGAACGCATGGCCGTGTTTTGGCTGGACCTCGTTCGTTACGCCGACACGATCGGCTACCACAGCGACAATTCGATGGAAGTTTCCGCCTATCGCGATTACGTGATCAACGCCTTCAACGCGAACAAGCCTTTCGATGAATTCACGATCGAGCAACTTGCGGGCGACCTGTTGCCCGACGCGACGACGCAGCAAAAAATCGCGTCGGGATACAACCGTCTGCTGCAGACGACTCAGGAAGGCGGTGCTCAACCGAAAGAGTACATCGCCATCTACGCTGCCGATCGCGTTCGCAATGTCAGCGGAGTCTGGATGGGGCAGACGATGGGCTGTGCTCAGTGTCACGATCACAAATACGATCCGATCACGGCCAAGGACTTTTACGCGATGAGCGCTTTCTTCTCCGACATCCGGGAAACGCCTGTCGGTAAACGCGTCAAAAACCTCTACCTGTATACCGATCAGGAGAAAGCTCAGCTTCAACAACTGGAAAAGGATTTGGCTGCCGCAAAGGGCGAAGAGGCCGCGTTTCGCGATGGTTCCGACGCTCGAAAGAAGCTGCAAATGGAGTGGGAAAAAGCGTTGGTGGAAGATACCGAAGAAGTCGAGTCTCAGAATGCAGAAGGATCCGACGCCAAAGTTAATGAAACAGATAGTTCGTTGCAGGACATTGTTAAGATCGCTGCTGACAAGCGTTCGGCGGAACAGCAAAAACAGCTCGACGATGCATTTCTCGATGCGTCCAGCGAGTTTGCTTCGATCAAGAAAAGAGCAGCGGATTTGCAGGCCGCGATCAAGAAAGTCCGGGACAATGCGAGGTCGATGCTGGTTTCAGATGCGTTGCCAAAGCCGCGGATGACGAAAATCAAAAATCGCGGTGACTGGATGGATGAGTCCGGAGAAGTGGTCCTTCCGGCGGTTCCCGAATTTCTGCCATCCAGCTTTGAGGGCGTCGACAGGCGACTGACGCGGCTGGATTTGGCCAAATGGATGGTGGATCCTGCCAACCCGCTGACGTCGCGGACTTTCGTGAACCGGCTGTGGAAAATTTTCTACGGACGAGGACTTTCAAACAATCTCGACGACCTTGGAGGGCAGGGCGAACCGCCGACGCATCCGGAGCTGTTGGACTGGCTGGCGGCTGAGTTCCAATCGGATTGGGATGTGAAACGGATGGCGAAGCTGATGGTGATGAGCCAGACGTATCGTCAAAGTTCCGTTGCGGATTCGTCGGTTAAGGAAGCAGATCCGGCGAATCTTTGGTACGCGCGTCAATCGCGATGGCGAATCGATGCGGAGTTCGTTCGGGACACGGCGTTGCAGCTTGGCGGGTTGCTGAATGAGTCGCAAATTGGCGGCAGAAGCGTGAAGCCTTATCAGCCGCAAGGCTATTGGCAGCATTTGAATTTTCCGAAACGAAAGTGGACTCAGGGCGACGGATCCGAGCTGTACCGCAAGAGTCTGTATACGTTTTGGTGTCGCAGTTTTCTGCACCCGACAATGCTGGCTTTCGACGCGCCGACGCGTGAAGAGTGCGTTGCCAGTCGAGCCCGTTCGAACATTCCGCAGCAGGCTTTGGTGCTGCTGAACGATCCAATTTTTGTGGAGGCGGCCCGCGGCCTGGCAATTCGAATGATGAAGTTCGAGGGCGATACGAAACAGAAGATTGAATTTGCATGGCAGGAGTCCGTTGGGCGAAAGCCGCTCGATGGCGAGATCGATTTGCTGGTCAAGCTTTATGAAAATCAACAGGAACGGTTTGCCGATGCGAAAGCCGATGCAACAGCGTTGCTTGCGGTCGGGGAATCATCGGTGCCGGACGGAATCGACGTGCGAGAGTTGGCTGCGTGGACTCAGGTTGCGCGGGCGATGCTGAATGCGTACGAGACAATTTCGCGACACTGA
- the nadD gene encoding nicotinate-nucleotide adenylyltransferase: MRIGVFGGSFDPIHLGHLILAENCREQSKLDQVLFMPCALSPHKLAGAHGTDRQRLEMLDLAIGGHRDFVRSDLEIKRGGISYTVDTLRELESQQPGNEWFFLMGADSLKSFATWREPEEILKLARPIVVGRPGSGPVDPGLLEPLSSSAYVETLRELSVESPLIDISSTKIRQRVADEQSIRFLVPRSIEQYIVTQKMYQVA; encoded by the coding sequence ATGCGAATCGGCGTCTTTGGCGGATCCTTCGATCCCATTCATCTTGGCCATTTAATCCTGGCCGAAAACTGTCGCGAACAGTCCAAGCTCGATCAGGTTTTGTTCATGCCCTGCGCTCTCTCGCCGCACAAGCTCGCAGGAGCTCACGGAACCGATCGGCAACGACTGGAAATGTTGGATCTGGCCATCGGCGGACATCGTGACTTCGTTCGCAGCGACCTCGAAATCAAACGCGGCGGAATCAGCTATACCGTGGACACGCTTCGCGAACTGGAATCGCAACAGCCCGGCAATGAATGGTTCTTTCTGATGGGAGCTGACTCGCTGAAGTCGTTTGCGACATGGCGTGAGCCGGAAGAGATCCTGAAGCTCGCCAGGCCCATCGTCGTCGGACGTCCGGGATCGGGGCCGGTTGATCCTGGCTTGCTGGAGCCGCTATCCTCATCCGCCTACGTTGAAACGTTGCGTGAGCTTTCGGTAGAGAGTCCGCTGATCGACATCAGCAGCACGAAGATTCGCCAGCGAGTTGCGGACGAACAGAGCATTCGCTTTCTTGTTCCGCGAAGCATCGAACAATATATTGTGACCCAGAAAATGTATCAGGTGGCATAG
- a CDS encoding ankyrin repeat domain-containing protein, with protein sequence MDDAKLKLFLDHIKKGETEELLAALLSAPNREELLTATIQSSDPTGYCIGKDMNLLQFASFRNWKADSSEVLLELGATIDIHSACGTGRVDDINRLLAADPTAKDLLIDTFAPMQYAIVSGQVASARCLLEQGDNPNREIDKVAWFAWENDAVALGQSDWRLIHMASIWCLKPDRIELARALRDAGADLNVASPLDGYRPIHLSAVPNQIQMMEFYVESGVDVDSRSADRPGINVPGEEMPSPHGGHDWTPLMISCGEGFADGARRLVELGANVNSQNSLGRTPLHIAAGGFWKENESVYAEIVELLLANGAERETQDSGGKLPIDFAKEKQYASVERLLSSPVA encoded by the coding sequence ATGGATGATGCCAAACTGAAGCTATTTCTCGATCACATCAAGAAAGGCGAAACCGAAGAACTGCTAGCCGCGCTGCTGTCGGCGCCGAATCGAGAGGAGTTGCTCACGGCGACGATTCAATCATCGGACCCGACCGGTTATTGCATCGGCAAGGACATGAACCTGTTGCAGTTCGCATCGTTTCGGAACTGGAAAGCTGACTCGTCCGAAGTTCTGCTGGAACTGGGCGCGACGATCGACATTCATTCGGCTTGCGGGACCGGTCGCGTCGACGATATCAATCGGTTGTTGGCCGCGGATCCGACGGCGAAAGATTTGTTGATCGATACGTTTGCTCCGATGCAGTACGCAATTGTGTCGGGCCAGGTCGCCTCCGCCAGGTGTTTGTTGGAACAGGGTGACAATCCGAATCGCGAGATCGACAAGGTCGCCTGGTTCGCATGGGAGAACGATGCGGTGGCTCTTGGCCAATCCGATTGGCGGTTGATTCACATGGCTTCGATTTGGTGTTTGAAGCCTGATCGAATCGAGTTGGCTCGCGCTCTGCGTGACGCAGGAGCGGATTTGAATGTGGCTTCACCGCTGGATGGCTATCGTCCGATTCACCTTTCGGCGGTGCCGAACCAGATTCAGATGATGGAGTTTTATGTTGAGAGTGGCGTTGACGTCGACAGCCGTTCGGCAGATCGCCCCGGCATTAACGTTCCCGGAGAAGAGATGCCGTCACCTCACGGCGGACACGATTGGACTCCGCTGATGATTTCCTGCGGCGAAGGGTTTGCCGACGGAGCACGACGTTTGGTGGAACTTGGAGCAAACGTTAATTCGCAAAATTCGCTCGGGCGGACGCCACTTCACATCGCAGCCGGCGGCTTTTGGAAAGAAAACGAGTCGGTTTACGCGGAGATTGTCGAATTGTTGTTGGCCAACGGAGCGGAGCGTGAAACGCAAGACAGCGGCGGCAAGTTGCCGATCGATTTCGCCAAAGAGAAACAGTACGCGTCGGTCGAGCGTCTGTTATCCAGCCCGGTGGCATAG
- a CDS encoding sigma 54-interacting transcriptional regulator yields the protein MSEVRKSEKRQLELFAELATCNPFLPRRMELEKQVLGSKFEEDGIAWSRRLEFTDRERFNVTRLTDAATELIDKVQQQVASGKTLSSESLKHYWYVVTYALLYRHIVYQDPASLRDPDSTAAIWKEFRSDYSRLVNLPGLSDEVAQSPGHLFAILCQIHRAFFNIYSFILGESLPSVELRGKVWQSIFTCDIDRYRRSLFDRMSGLTSLITGPSGTGKELVARAIGLSQFIPFDEKHSRLKAPDETSFFPLNLSAMSANLIESELFGHRKGAFTGAIVDRKGWLELCPAHGAIFLDELGELDLALQVKLLRVVQQRRFSRIGATKERNFCGKIIGATNRDLDEEMKSGRFREDLYYRLCADRIETPSLRQQLEHRPEDLYFLIRHIATGLVGDDSDSLCSQSMEWIEANLGSHYPWRGNFRELEQCVSSIMIRGEYVPGRSAKVDSSEQDDWTRDAIKTSLTADELLQRYCTWMYFQTGGYEAAARKLKIDRRTVKAKVDQAMLERLKTG from the coding sequence GTGTCAGAAGTTCGAAAGTCCGAAAAGCGTCAGTTGGAGCTGTTTGCCGAGCTCGCGACGTGCAATCCGTTTCTGCCGCGGCGAATGGAATTGGAGAAGCAGGTGCTTGGCAGCAAGTTCGAGGAGGACGGGATCGCCTGGAGTCGCCGTCTCGAATTCACCGACCGCGAACGTTTCAATGTTACGCGCTTGACTGACGCTGCGACGGAACTGATCGACAAGGTGCAGCAGCAAGTAGCATCGGGAAAAACGCTGTCGAGCGAATCGCTGAAGCACTATTGGTATGTCGTAACCTACGCATTGCTCTATCGCCATATCGTTTACCAGGATCCGGCTTCGCTACGTGATCCTGACAGCACGGCCGCGATCTGGAAAGAGTTTCGCAGTGACTACAGTCGCCTGGTGAATCTGCCTGGCCTCTCCGACGAGGTGGCTCAATCTCCAGGCCATCTGTTCGCGATTCTGTGTCAGATCCACCGAGCGTTCTTCAATATTTATTCGTTCATTCTTGGCGAGTCACTACCGTCGGTCGAGCTGCGCGGAAAAGTCTGGCAGTCGATTTTCACTTGTGACATTGATCGCTACCGCCGCAGCCTGTTTGACCGAATGAGCGGACTGACTTCATTGATCACCGGTCCATCGGGAACGGGCAAGGAGCTGGTTGCCCGAGCGATCGGGCTGTCGCAGTTTATTCCGTTTGATGAGAAGCACAGTCGATTGAAGGCGCCCGACGAAACAAGCTTCTTTCCACTGAACCTGTCGGCCATGTCCGCCAACTTGATCGAGTCGGAACTGTTTGGTCATCGAAAGGGCGCCTTCACCGGAGCGATCGTCGACCGCAAAGGCTGGCTGGAGCTTTGTCCTGCTCACGGAGCGATCTTTCTGGATGAACTGGGCGAACTCGATCTGGCGCTGCAAGTGAAATTGCTTCGCGTTGTGCAGCAGCGGCGTTTCTCACGGATCGGTGCCACAAAAGAAAGAAACTTTTGCGGTAAGATTATCGGCGCGACCAATCGTGACCTTGATGAAGAAATGAAGTCCGGCCGGTTCCGCGAAGACTTGTACTACCGCCTGTGTGCGGATCGAATCGAAACGCCTTCACTTCGTCAGCAGCTTGAGCATCGCCCGGAGGATCTGTACTTTCTGATTCGGCACATCGCGACCGGGCTCGTTGGCGACGATTCTGATTCGCTTTGCAGCCAGTCAATGGAGTGGATCGAAGCCAATCTGGGATCGCACTATCCGTGGCGAGGCAACTTTCGCGAACTGGAACAGTGCGTTAGCAGCATCATGATTCGCGGCGAATACGTTCCCGGGCGATCGGCCAAGGTCGATTCTTCCGAGCAAGACGATTGGACGCGCGACGCGATCAAGACATCTTTGACGGCGGACGAATTGCTGCAGCGATATTGCACGTGGATGTACTTTCAAACCGGTGGCTATGAAGCCGCGGCGCGGAAGCTGAAAATCGATCGCCGGACGGTGAAAGCCAAGGTGGATCAGGCCATGTTGGAACGGCTGAAAACAGGCTAA